Proteins from one Funiculus sociatus GB2-C1 genomic window:
- a CDS encoding sirohydrochlorin chelatase — MPTINSTTLITQSLELSPLPLHRPLLMIGHGTKDNDGRQSLLDFAAAYQALDTSRPVLPCFLELTGPTIQEGVDRCVEEGYTEISVLPILLFAARHNKFDVTNELDRARARHPQLKFYYGRHFGITPGILDLWRSRLAELDQPQWNRSDTVLLFVGRGSSDPDANGDVYKLARIVWEGSGYQTVETCFIGITHPRLEEGFRRARLYQPKRIIVLPYFLFTGVLVKKIFEITAQQQEQYPDISMTCLPEMGIHPQLLSVLREREIETQLGQVQMNCEMCKFRLAAVGNGNGHTHDHHHHDHSHDHSHAAADPYANLERYHEKIWQAP, encoded by the coding sequence ATGCCTACTATCAATTCAACCACTCTGATTACTCAGTCCTTGGAATTATCGCCACTACCGCTACACCGCCCCTTATTGATGATTGGTCATGGGACAAAAGATAATGACGGACGGCAGAGTTTGCTGGATTTTGCGGCAGCATATCAAGCTTTAGACACCTCTAGACCTGTTCTTCCTTGTTTTCTAGAACTCACTGGCCCGACAATTCAGGAGGGGGTAGATCGGTGTGTGGAGGAGGGTTACACGGAAATTTCGGTGTTGCCGATTTTGCTATTTGCCGCGCGACACAATAAGTTTGATGTGACCAATGAGTTAGACCGGGCAAGGGCTAGACATCCCCAGTTAAAGTTTTACTATGGGCGACATTTTGGGATTACGCCTGGGATTTTGGATTTGTGGCGATCGCGTCTTGCTGAACTAGACCAACCTCAATGGAACCGTTCAGACACCGTACTGCTGTTTGTCGGTCGCGGTTCCAGCGATCCCGATGCTAATGGCGACGTTTATAAACTTGCCCGGATTGTGTGGGAAGGTAGCGGTTATCAGACTGTGGAAACTTGCTTTATCGGCATTACCCACCCACGTCTAGAAGAAGGTTTCCGTCGCGCCAGACTCTACCAGCCTAAACGAATTATTGTCCTGCCTTATTTTCTGTTTACAGGAGTCCTGGTTAAAAAGATATTTGAAATTACTGCCCAGCAGCAAGAACAATATCCCGACATTTCCATGACTTGTCTGCCAGAAATGGGCATTCACCCGCAGTTGTTGTCTGTATTGCGAGAACGGGAAATCGAAACCCAGCTGGGACAAGTGCAGATGAATTGTGAAATGTGCAAATTCCGACTAGCAGCAGTTGGGAACGGTAACGGACACACTCACGATCATCACCACCATGACCACAGTCACGACCATTCCCACGCCGCCGCCGATCCCTATGCGAATTTAGAGCGTTACCATGAGAAGATTTGGCAAGCGCCTTGA
- the sipA gene encoding regulatory protein SipA, whose protein sequence is MSKEFSIGERVRVVALPPYVKTAEPMPMLRPPDVIQLGEEGIVMDRRPGGYWGVRFSTGAFLMDSQYIEAVSVTTESIQSGEEVTDRTAHTTSPEQKYFVDPS, encoded by the coding sequence ATGTCTAAAGAATTTTCAATTGGTGAGCGAGTCCGGGTGGTAGCATTGCCACCATACGTCAAAACAGCGGAACCGATGCCAATGCTGCGTCCTCCTGATGTGATTCAGCTTGGGGAAGAAGGCATCGTTATGGATCGTCGTCCGGGAGGATATTGGGGTGTCCGGTTTTCGACGGGAGCTTTTTTGATGGATAGCCAGTATATTGAGGCTGTGTCCGTGACAACTGAATCAATCCAGTCAGGGGAAGAGGTGACGGATAGGACAGCGCACACCACATCACCTGAACAAAAGTATTTTGTTGACCCCAGCTGA
- a CDS encoding lysophospholipid acyltransferase family protein, with protein sequence MFDYFETFTNSLLNTGKASHDRFDGWSLEERSPDAIKSWMPIWEWFYRYYFRVQTDGWHHMLQSGKMLIVGSHNGGLASPDTSMFMYDWFRRFGYERLIYGLMHPAAWKSPIFAIPGSGVGAVIAHPKMAIAALQRDASVLVYPGGAEDLFRPYYMRDRIHFAGRKGFIKLALREEVPIVPIISYGAHDTLIVLADFYDQVRQLHEWGFPWKLDLDTGVFPIYLGLPWVLGIGPLPNFPLPIQIHTRVCAPIVFERYGRDAALCRDYVNDCYEKVCFHMQLELDSLILSVRASS encoded by the coding sequence TTGTTTGATTATTTTGAAACTTTTACAAACAGTTTGCTGAATACGGGTAAAGCATCTCACGATCGATTTGATGGTTGGTCTTTAGAAGAGCGAAGTCCCGATGCAATTAAATCTTGGATGCCGATTTGGGAATGGTTTTACCGCTACTATTTTCGGGTTCAAACTGATGGCTGGCATCACATGCTCCAGTCGGGAAAAATGCTGATTGTCGGTTCCCATAATGGCGGCTTGGCTTCACCCGATACGTCTATGTTCATGTATGACTGGTTTCGGAGGTTTGGTTACGAGCGCCTGATTTACGGGCTAATGCACCCGGCGGCTTGGAAGTCTCCTATTTTCGCCATCCCTGGCTCAGGGGTAGGGGCAGTTATTGCTCATCCGAAGATGGCGATCGCTGCCCTTCAGCGAGATGCTTCTGTTCTGGTCTATCCCGGAGGTGCTGAAGATTTGTTTCGTCCCTACTATATGCGCGATCGCATTCATTTTGCAGGGCGTAAGGGATTTATTAAATTGGCGCTACGGGAAGAGGTGCCAATTGTACCAATTATTTCTTATGGCGCTCACGATACTCTGATTGTTTTGGCAGATTTTTATGACCAGGTACGCCAACTACATGAATGGGGTTTTCCCTGGAAATTAGATTTGGATACGGGTGTTTTTCCGATTTATTTGGGGTTGCCTTGGGTTTTGGGAATTGGCCCTTTACCAAATTTTCCCCTACCAATACAAATTCATACTCGCGTATGTGCGCCAATTGTATTTGAGCGTTATGGTCGTGACGCAGCTCTTTGTCGGGATTATGTAAATGATTGCTATGAAAAAGTCTGTTTTCATATGCAGTTGGAACTCGATAGTTTAATTCTCAGTGTTAGGGCAAGTAGTTAA
- a CDS encoding pentapeptide repeat-containing protein, which produces MQLHNFLDRYKQGERDFSHVDLSGASLSGVNLRDIDLTGADLTGANLSWATLTNAKLIGASLRQADMRSAILKAANLNSATLSRAKLGKVDLRLATLQEADLNWAVLQEADLSGANLEGAKLDQINLESAKLNSTNLIGAELMEANLRRASLISANLSGANLREAHLEEANLREAKLVGTNLTEADLTAAYLRGANLSDANLHRSILAGADLSEAILNGADLSRVNLTGAYLLKATLRKAYLLRAILQDVYLLRADLSEANLRSADLQRADLSGAYLSDATLSEANLVDACLLESHLIRTNLDQAHMTGCCISNWHIEDVDFSKVDCRYVFTRFNYTTKKPSDRFPVGRDFQPGELGKQDPEHGKNDTNGSTTIEVFLQESPNWEALVFTLAQVQLDCPDLELSIKSYEQLEARYLLRLVSSHFVNAKTLAQRVGELYPEMLGRVASSRQAILDLLQIKPRSENVIETVQPPQPTPPPPSPDQRLRMYQEVVKQIQMIILSQTPDQFVDSVQRLLNFLKTQGISTEEIQKSVISQAIVKRARLDPMFQQQLLRWEEMAAKAARFSMVGESVRLAIALLWPDLPRK; this is translated from the coding sequence ATGCAATTACATAATTTTCTCGACCGATATAAACAAGGAGAGCGCGATTTTTCCCATGTTGACCTCAGTGGAGCTAGCCTCAGTGGGGTCAATCTGCGGGATATAGACTTGACTGGGGCTGACTTGACTGGTGCTAACCTCAGCTGGGCAACTTTAACTAACGCCAAACTCATCGGGGCAAGTCTGCGCCAAGCTGATATGCGTAGCGCTATCCTCAAGGCTGCCAATCTCAATTCTGCAACTTTGAGCCGTGCAAAATTGGGCAAAGTAGACTTGCGTTTAGCAACCCTGCAAGAAGCAGACCTCAACTGGGCAGTTCTCCAAGAGGCAGACTTGAGCGGTGCTAACCTTGAGGGAGCTAAGCTGGATCAGATTAATCTAGAATCCGCCAAACTCAACAGCACTAATTTAATTGGGGCGGAGTTGATGGAGGCAAATCTGCGTCGCGCTAGTTTAATTAGCGCTAACCTCAGTGGCGCAAATCTCCGGGAAGCTCATCTGGAAGAAGCAAATTTACGAGAGGCGAAGTTGGTTGGCACCAATTTAACGGAAGCTGACCTTACCGCCGCTTACCTGCGAGGGGCAAATTTGAGTGACGCAAACTTGCATCGGTCAATTCTGGCGGGGGCAGATTTGAGCGAAGCAATTCTTAACGGTGCTGATTTGAGTCGGGTGAATCTGACTGGGGCTTATTTACTCAAGGCAACTTTAAGAAAAGCTTATTTATTACGAGCTATCTTGCAAGATGTGTATCTGTTACGTGCCGATTTGAGCGAGGCAAATTTACGCTCTGCGGATCTGCAACGGGCAGATTTGAGCGGTGCTTATTTGAGTGATGCCACTTTAAGTGAGGCTAATTTGGTCGATGCCTGTCTTTTGGAGAGTCATCTAATTCGCACCAATCTCGATCAGGCACACATGACTGGCTGTTGCATCAGTAATTGGCACATTGAGGATGTAGATTTTTCCAAGGTTGATTGTCGTTATGTTTTTACCCGGTTCAATTACACTACTAAAAAACCAAGCGATCGCTTTCCTGTGGGTCGCGATTTCCAGCCGGGGGAACTAGGCAAGCAAGATCCCGAACATGGCAAAAATGATACTAATGGCTCCACCACAATAGAAGTTTTTTTGCAAGAATCTCCTAACTGGGAAGCGCTGGTCTTTACGCTGGCTCAGGTACAACTCGATTGTCCTGACTTAGAACTGAGTATTAAGTCTTACGAACAATTAGAGGCTCGGTATCTGCTGCGGCTGGTATCCAGCCATTTTGTGAATGCCAAAACTCTTGCTCAACGGGTTGGCGAGTTGTACCCGGAAATGCTTGGGCGGGTCGCTTCTTCTCGCCAAGCCATATTGGATCTGCTGCAAATCAAGCCTCGCTCAGAAAATGTGATAGAAACAGTACAGCCACCACAACCAACGCCACCGCCACCCTCACCAGATCAGCGGCTGCGGATGTATCAAGAAGTGGTCAAGCAAATCCAAATGATTATCCTCTCCCAAACGCCAGACCAGTTTGTGGACAGCGTACAGCGGCTTTTGAATTTCCTTAAAACTCAGGGGATCTCGACAGAGGAAATCCAAAAGTCAGTTATTAGTCAGGCAATTGTGAAGCGGGCGCGTCTTGACCCGATGTTCCAGCAGCAGTTGCTACGCTGGGAGGAAATGGCGGCAAAGGCAGCTCGTTTTTCGATGGTGGGGGAATCAGTACGGCTAGCGATCGCTCTCCTTTGGCCCGACCTTCCGCGAAAATGA